From Halomarina ordinaria:
CGTACGCGCGGTCGGCGTCGCCGTACTCGTCGACGAGGAACCGGGCGCAGTTCGCGACGTTGCTCGTCCCTCCCCTGTCCAGGTACTCGTACACCCGCTCGCGGGCCGCCGCGGGGACGGACGTGTCCTCGAGCGCGTAGGCGTCGCCGGTGGACTTGACGACCAGCGGGACGCCGGCCTCGTCGAGGCGGTCGACGGCGCGGTCGTACCCCGGCATGCTCTCCTCGGCGCCGTGGAGCCAGAAGAGCGCCGCCGTCGCGCCGTCGAGGTCGTCGAGGAACGCGTCGACGTCGCCCGGGCCGTCGAGGTCGCTCTCCGAGCGGACGACCCAGTCGACGTCCGTCCGGGCCGCCGCCCGCTGGACGGCCCCCAGTTCGTTCTCCGTCGCGGTGTATAGACCGATGGTTGGCATAACGTTGTTAAACCTCTATTGTGCTAATACAAGTATGATTGACTACGGTGGAGGCAAAAAAGCTTCGCACGCCCGGGGGACGACGCCGTCGTTCCCGGACATCGTCGGTCAGGAGGGGCTCAAGGAGGCGTTGCAGGTCGTCGCGGCGAACGACGACCTGAGCGGGCTCCTCGTACAGGGCGAGAAGGGGACGGCGAAATCCACGGCGGTGCGGGCGCTGACCGACCTCCTGCCCGAGCAGAGGGTGGTCGCGGACTGTCCCTACGGCTGTCCGCCGGCGGCCTCCGGACGCCAGTGCGAGGACTGTCGCGAGCGGACCGACCCGCCGACGACCGAGCGGTCGGTCCCCCTCGTGACCCTGCCGCTGGGGGCGACCCGCGAGCGCGTCGTCGGGACGCTCTCGGTGGCCGACGCCCTGGCCGGCGCGTTCGAGTTCGACCCCGGATTGCTCGCTCGCGCCAACCGGGGCATCCTCTACGTCGACGAGGTGAACCTCCTCGACGACCACCTCGTCGACGTGCTGCTCGACGCGGCGGCGAGCGGGGTCAACCGGGTCGAACGCGACGGCGTGAGCGTCTCCCACCCGGCCGCGTTCACGCTCGTCGGGACGATGAACCCCGAGGAGGGCGACCTCAGGCCGCAGTTGCGCGACCGCTTCGCGCTCCAGACGACGGTCGCGGCCTGCGACGACCTCGACCGGCGCGTCAGCATCATCGACCGCGCGCTCGGACGGACCGACCGCACCGCGGCGCCCGCCGAGGAGCGCCCGACGGTCGACGACCTCCGGCGGCGGTTGCGGCGCGCGCGCGGCCGACTCGCCGACGTCGACCTCCCGACGCGCCTCGCCAGGGACGTCGCGGAGCTGTGTCGCGACGCCGGGGCCGACGGGCACCGCGGCGACATCGCCACGGCGCGCGCCGCCACGACGCTCGCGGCCCTCGACGGGCGGACGACCGTCGCCGAGGCCGACGTCCGACGGGCGGCTGAACTCGCCCTCCCCCACCGACTCCGGGCGCGCCCGTTCGAGGACGCGCCCGACCCCGACGACCTCATCGACGAGCACTTCGAGGGCGGGGGGGACGAGGGTGACGAGCGCGACGGCGCTCGGGAGGATGGCGACGGCGACGGGGAGGCGGAACGAGACGAGGGGGCCCGACCCGACGCCGAGGACGGGGACGCCGGCGGGACGAGTGAGCCCGACGGCTCGACGACGCCCGACGCGCCGGAGGAACCGGCGGGCGCCGACTCGACTGCCCCCGAACCGTCCGAGGCGGACGGCGACCGCGACGGCGCCACGGCTCCCGCTCCCCCGAGCGGCGGCGGAGGAGCCGACGGGGACGACGGTGCCGACGCACCGACCGACGGGGGAGCGCGTGAGGCGTCCCCCCGCGAGGACGCGACGGAGGGGCCGCCCGTCGTCCCGGGTCAGTCCCGCGTCGGCGTCGGCGCGGGGGCCACCCCCGACCTCGGCGTCCCGGACGCCCTGGACCGGGGGCGAGCGGGCGGCGGGACCCGTTCGCGGGCGCGCCCCGACGCCGAGAGCGAGGGAGTACGGGTGCGGAGTCGGCGCGCGGGGACGCACGAGCGTATCGACGCCGCGGCCTCGGTCCGGGCGGCGAGCGCCCGTGGCGGCTCGTCGGTGGAGTCGCGCGACCTGCGTCGTTCGGTCCGTCGGGGCCGGGCCACCGCGCTGGTGCTCTTCGTCGTGGACGCGAGCGCGTCGATGCGCCCCGCGATGCGCGCGGCGAAGGGGACGGTCATCGAACTCCTGAAGGACGCCTACCAGCAGCGCGACGAGGTCGCGTTCGTCGCGTTCGCCGGCGACGGGGCGGACGTCCTCCTGCCCCCGACGAACAGCGTCACCCTCGCCGCCCGCCACCTGAAGGGCCTCCCGACCGGCGACCGGACCCCGCTCCCCGCCGGCCTCCGGACCGCCCACGAGGTGCTCGACCGGGCCGACCCGGACACGGGCGTCGTCGTCCTGGTCACCGACGGCCGGGCGAACGTCGCCGACGGGAGCCCGGTGCGCGAGACCCGCGCGGCGGCACGCCGACTGGCCGACGACGGCGCGCACGTGGTCGTCGTCGACGCGGGCGACGACGACAGGGCCGGGCTGACGCGCCTCGTCGCCGAGGAGACGGACGGCGAACGCGTCCCGCTCGCCGCGCTGTCCGCCGGACGGGTCGACGCGGCCGTCGGGGCCGCCCGCGAGAACGGACGGTAGCCCGCCCGGAAGTTTTACAAGCTAACTTGATATTATACAACTGTGATTTAGAAATGGTAACCGCCAACGACACCGTACACGGTCGAATCGGACGGGCTCGGACGGAACTGACGACGGCGCAGGTGGCCGTCGGCCTCGCGTTCGTCGCCGCGCTCGGGTTCGCGCTCCTGTTCGTCCAGGAGCCGACGCTGCACGACTCGATGCACAACTTCCGGCACGCGGCGGGGATCACCTGCCACTGACCGTGTTCTTCGCGTACCTGCGACGGGGGGTGACCGCGGGCGTGGTCGCCGGCCTCGCGTTCGGCCTGCTCCTCGCGCTCGTCGCCAACCCGTTCGTCGCGTTCGCCGACGAACTCGGACACGGGGAGGGACACGCTGTCGACCACGGTCACGGCCACGACGACGCGGCCGCCGACCACGGCCACGACCACCACGGGAGCGCCGTCTCGTCGGCGGTCACGAACGGCGTGAGCGTCGTCTCGGGCGTCCTCTGGGGCGTCCTGCTGGGCGGGGTGGTGTTCGGCATCGCCTTCTCCCTCCTCGAACCCGCGATTCCGGGCGTCGGCGCGACGAAGAGCTACGTCCTCGCCGCGGCGGGGTTCGTCACCGTCTCGGGGGCGCCCTGGCTCGTGCTCCCGCCGGTGCCCCCGGGCGCCGAGCAGGCGCTCCCGCCGGACACCCGCCTCGTCGTCTACGGCGGGATGATGGTCGCGGGCGGCCTCGTCTGCCTGCTCGCGGGCGTCGCCTACGAACGGCTCCGCGCGGCGCGCGGTCGGGGCGCAGGCGCCGTCGCCGCGCTCCTCTCGCTCTCCGTGCTCGCGGTTCCGGTCCTCCTCTCGCCGGTCCCTTCGGGGGGGAGTTCGCTCCCCAGCGACCTCGCGACCGGGCTGACGGGGATGGTCGTGTTCGGACAGGCGCTGCTCTGGGTGCTCCTCGCGGGGACCCACGCTCGACTCCACCGTCGCTCGATGGACGGCCGGGCCACGGGCGATGCGACCGCACGCGCCGACCCAGTCGGCGCCGACTGATGCGGGAGCGAACCGGGGCCGTCCTCGAGAACGGCTTCTCCGACCACGTGCTGGTCTGCACGCACGAGCGGGACTCGGAGTACGCCTGCTGTGCCGACGCGCACGGCCGTGACGTGTCCGAGGCGGTGCGGACGTGGCTCCGCGACCGCGGCGTCTTCTGGTCGCGCGTCCACGTCGCCGAGACGAGCTGTCTCGGGCTGTGTAGCGCCGAGGGGACCGCGATAGCCATCCACCCCCGCAACCGGTGGTACTCGGACGTGGTCCCGGCGGACGTGCCGGACCTCCTCGCGGCCGAGTTCGGGCCCGAGGCGACGCGGCTGGGCGTCGAGGGGACTCCCCCGTAAGCGACTGCGAACGAGGGCGATTCCCGGAGCGCGACGTCCGCGCCCCGGCCGGACGGCCGTCCACCGGTCGCCGGTGACGCCGCCGAACCCTACTCCCGACCCGTCGTTCCGACCAGCAGCCGGTAGCTCCCCCGCTCCGTCCCGTCGTCGTGGTAGACGACGGGTTCCTCGACCGCGGCGAACGCGTCGCCGTCGAGTCCGACCGCCGTGACGACACCGTCGGTTTCGAGGCTCGTCACGGCACCGCTGGCCGTCTCGAAGAGCCGCAGACCGTGGCCGTCCGCGTCGCGCGTCCGGAAGTGCTGTGCGCCCGGCACCGCGACGCGGGTGCCACAGCCGCCGAGTTCTCCCGCGAAGCCGCCGACCGCGGCCGTCCAGACGCGCTCGCCGTCGGGGGCGTAGCCGAAGGCGGTGTGCTCGCGGGGGTGCAGCGACCGGGTCTCGCGGCCGTCCGTCGAGTAGGTGTTCCCGGTGACCAACACCACGCCGTCGGGCGTCGCGCGGACGTGGTTCGGGTAGGCGTACAGCGTCTCGCCGTCGACACGCTGCGGGCGGGCCAGGTCGACGCGCCACCGCTCGGCGCCGCCGTCGTCGAGGCGGTACCCCCGGTAGTCGCCGTGGGAGGCGACGACGACCCCACCATCGACCAGCGAGACGTCGCCGACGCGTCGCTGTCCGTCGGTTCCGGGGTCCCAGTCGTAGCGCACCGCGCCCGTCTCGCCGTCGAGGACGACGAGCCCCTTCTGGTGCGCCCCGGGACAGCGGTTGTACGCTACCGCGACGAGGCGGCCGTCGGCGTCCAGCCCGATGGGGGAGGCGTCAGCCTCGTACGTCCAGACGACGTCGCCCCCGCCGTCGACGGCGTAGACGACGCCCGTGAACGAGCGGTGCTCGCCGTCGCGCTCGTACCGCCGCGCCGCGACGTAGAGGCGGTCCTCGTCGCTCCGGACGTCGACGACGAAGGGGAGGAAGAACCGGGAGGGTTTCTGTGGCGGTCCGACGTCCGTCGCGGTGGCGTACCGCCACCGGAGCGCGCCGGTGTCGGCGTCGTGGAATCGGACGGTCCCCTGGGGACCGCGCTCGCCGACCGCGACGCCGTCGCCGAACGGTTCGACCGAGACGGCGGCCGTCCGCTCGGTGTCCGCCCCGGCCCGCCAGCGCTCGTCGAGCGTGGGTCGGTCGAGCGCGACCACGTCGCCGTCGGCGGTCCCGACGACGACCGCGTCGTCGACCAGCGCGACGCACGACCGGCGACCCGCGTGGCGGGTCCGCGCCGGCGTCACCGTGCCGAGGTCGACCGTCCGGGGGACAGGCGCGCTACTCATCGACGGGGAACGTCTCGTGGAGGACGTCGTGTGCCTCCCCCAGCCCCCCGAGGACGCTCTCGCCCTGGTCGGCCAGTCGGCCGACGGCGCGCTCGGCGTCGCGGACGGCCACCAGCCGCCCGCGCAGGTAGTCGTACGCCGGGTCGTCGTCGTCGGTCGCGGCCACCGTCGACTCGAGGTCGACGAGCGCCGCGTCGAGGTGCCGCCGGAGGTCCGAGAGCGTCGTCGCGTTCGCCAGGGCCTCGACGGGACCGTCGAGGTGTCCCTCCAGTTCCCGTTCGGCGTGTTCGCGCGCGCTCCGGTCGTCGGTTCCGAGGACGTTCATCAGTCCGAGTCGTAGTGCTTCGAGTTCGTAACAGCTCATTAGAGTATCTGGTCGACGATGTCCGAGACGATTCGGTCCCGTTCGAGGTGGGACGAGACGATTCGCTCCGCGTCGGTCGGGTCGACGCCGCCGTACCAGACGCCGTCGGGGTAGACAGCGACCATGGGACCGTCGCCGCAGCGGCCGAGACACGACGAGCGCGTGATGCGGGCGTCGCAGGCGTCGGAGTCGCGCGCCGCCTGGCGCACCCGTTCGAGGACGGCCGGCGCGCCGTCGGCCGCGCAGGTCCGGTTCGTGCAGACCGCGACGTGGCTCGCCGGCGCGTCGTGCGCGTGGGGGTCGTCGGCCACGTCGTCGCGGTCGGCGTGGGCGTCGCGGTGCGTCAGCGCCCGGAGCATCGCCCGCGCACCGCCGACGTCCCCCTCGTAGCCGTCGAGGCCGACCTTGTACTTGCAGGTGTCACAGGACATCTCGACGCTCCCGGTTCGAGCCTCCTGCCAGCGGTCGCCGAGGACCGCCAGCAGTCGGTCGTCGGTCCCGAGCGGGTCGGCGGCGGCCGCGTCGACGTACGGGTAGTCGTCGTCGAACTCGGCGGCGCCGTCGCGGATACGACCCGTGAGGACGCCGTCGCCGAGCATGTACGGGAGGACGACGACGGCGTCCGGGCGGTGTCTGGCCACCGCGTGGAGGGTCTCGCGGAGACGTGGGTCGGTGACGCCGACGAACGACGCCTCGACGCGGTCGAAGGCCCGCCCCTCGTACAGCAGTCGGGCGAGTTTGTGGACGTCGCCGTTCGCGTCCGGGTCGCTGGAGCCGCGCGCGCAGAGGACGACCGCGACGTCGTCCGCCTCGCGGTCGACGCCCAGTGCCGCCTCGACGGCCGACGCTCGGTCGTCGAGCAGGTCGACGAGCGCGGGGTGGACGCCGAGGTGGGCGCCGTTGTGTATCGTGAGCCCGGGGTGGTCGCGTCTCGCCCGTCCGACCGCGAGGGGGACGTCGTTCTTGACGTGGCTCGCGGCGAACAGCGAGAGGTGGACGACGCTGACGCGCGAGGCGCTCGACGCCAGACCGTCGATGGCGTCGGCTATCGACGGGGTCGCGAGTTCGAGGAAGCCCGCGTCGACCGGGACGCCCAGTCGCCCCTCCAGGTCGGCGGCGAGGGTGCGGACCTGTTCGTTCGACTGCTCGCGGCGCGAGCCGTGGCCGACGAGGAGTACCGCCTCGTCGTCGAGTTCGGCTTGCGTGACCGTCGCGTCCGGGGGCGCGTTCGCGGTCATCGCGAGAGGTCGCCCACCCCACGGCCGGTCGCGCGCTCGACGCTCCGGCGGAGTTTCCGCCGTCGCTCGGCCGAGTACAGCCCGGAGTCGTCGCTCCCCGCGTACACCCACCGCGCGAA
This genomic window contains:
- a CDS encoding CbtA family protein; protein product: MFFAYLRRGVTAGVVAGLAFGLLLALVANPFVAFADELGHGEGHAVDHGHGHDDAAADHGHDHHGSAVSSAVTNGVSVVSGVLWGVLLGGVVFGIAFSLLEPAIPGVGATKSYVLAAAGFVTVSGAPWLVLPPVPPGAEQALPPDTRLVVYGGMMVAGGLVCLLAGVAYERLRAARGRGAGAVAALLSLSVLAVPVLLSPVPSGGSSLPSDLATGLTGMVVFGQALLWVLLAGTHARLHRRSMDGRATGDATARADPVGAD
- a CDS encoding outer membrane protein assembly factor BamB family protein, giving the protein MSSAPVPRTVDLGTVTPARTRHAGRRSCVALVDDAVVVGTADGDVVALDRPTLDERWRAGADTERTAAVSVEPFGDGVAVGERGPQGTVRFHDADTGALRWRYATATDVGPPQKPSRFFLPFVVDVRSDEDRLYVAARRYERDGEHRSFTGVVYAVDGGGDVVWTYEADASPIGLDADGRLVAVAYNRCPGAHQKGLVVLDGETGAVRYDWDPGTDGQRRVGDVSLVDGGVVVASHGDYRGYRLDDGGAERWRVDLARPQRVDGETLYAYPNHVRATPDGVVLVTGNTYSTDGRETRSLHPREHTAFGYAPDGERVWTAAVGGFAGELGGCGTRVAVPGAQHFRTRDADGHGLRLFETASGAVTSLETDGVVTAVGLDGDAFAAVEEPVVYHDDGTERGSYRLLVGTTGRE
- a CDS encoding DUF3209 family protein, which gives rise to MSCYELEALRLGLMNVLGTDDRSAREHAERELEGHLDGPVEALANATTLSDLRRHLDAALVDLESTVAATDDDDPAYDYLRGRLVAVRDAERAVGRLADQGESVLGGLGEAHDVLHETFPVDE
- a CDS encoding CbtB domain-containing protein; the encoded protein is MVTANDTVHGRIGRARTELTTAQVAVGLAFVAALGFALLFVQEPTLHDSMHNFRHAAGITCH
- a CDS encoding CbiX/SirB N-terminal domain-containing protein, which produces MTANAPPDATVTQAELDDEAVLLVGHGSRREQSNEQVRTLAADLEGRLGVPVDAGFLELATPSIADAIDGLASSASRVSVVHLSLFAASHVKNDVPLAVGRARRDHPGLTIHNGAHLGVHPALVDLLDDRASAVEAALGVDREADDVAVVLCARGSSDPDANGDVHKLARLLYEGRAFDRVEASFVGVTDPRLRETLHAVARHRPDAVVVLPYMLGDGVLTGRIRDGAAEFDDDYPYVDAAAADPLGTDDRLLAVLGDRWQEARTGSVEMSCDTCKYKVGLDGYEGDVGGARAMLRALTHRDAHADRDDVADDPHAHDAPASHVAVCTNRTCAADGAPAVLERVRQAARDSDACDARITRSSCLGRCGDGPMVAVYPDGVWYGGVDPTDAERIVSSHLERDRIVSDIVDQIL
- a CDS encoding (2Fe-2S) ferredoxin domain-containing protein; this encodes MRERTGAVLENGFSDHVLVCTHERDSEYACCADAHGRDVSEAVRTWLRDRGVFWSRVHVAETSCLGLCSAEGTAIAIHPRNRWYSDVVPADVPDLLAAEFGPEATRLGVEGTPP
- a CDS encoding VWA domain-containing protein, yielding MIDYGGGKKASHARGTTPSFPDIVGQEGLKEALQVVAANDDLSGLLVQGEKGTAKSTAVRALTDLLPEQRVVADCPYGCPPAASGRQCEDCRERTDPPTTERSVPLVTLPLGATRERVVGTLSVADALAGAFEFDPGLLARANRGILYVDEVNLLDDHLVDVLLDAAASGVNRVERDGVSVSHPAAFTLVGTMNPEEGDLRPQLRDRFALQTTVAACDDLDRRVSIIDRALGRTDRTAAPAEERPTVDDLRRRLRRARGRLADVDLPTRLARDVAELCRDAGADGHRGDIATARAATTLAALDGRTTVAEADVRRAAELALPHRLRARPFEDAPDPDDLIDEHFEGGGDEGDERDGAREDGDGDGEAERDEGARPDAEDGDAGGTSEPDGSTTPDAPEEPAGADSTAPEPSEADGDRDGATAPAPPSGGGGADGDDGADAPTDGGAREASPREDATEGPPVVPGQSRVGVGAGATPDLGVPDALDRGRAGGGTRSRARPDAESEGVRVRSRRAGTHERIDAAASVRAASARGGSSVESRDLRRSVRRGRATALVLFVVDASASMRPAMRAAKGTVIELLKDAYQQRDEVAFVAFAGDGADVLLPPTNSVTLAARHLKGLPTGDRTPLPAGLRTAHEVLDRADPDTGVVVLVTDGRANVADGSPVRETRAAARRLADDGAHVVVVDAGDDDRAGLTRLVAEETDGERVPLAALSAGRVDAAVGAARENGR